Proteins encoded by one window of Actinocorallia herbida:
- a CDS encoding alpha,alpha-trehalose-phosphate synthase (UDP-forming), which yields MQVLVASNRGPVSFGRAEDGTLTMRRGGGGLVSGLASVAAGTDLLWVCAALSDADRTAARQDPEGRLDKAGHDTGAVRMLDIPEQTFHRAYNSIANSTLWFVHHLLYATPTAPHFDATFRRDWQAYSAYNAAFAGALGQDAEPGAKVVVQDYHLSLVPGMLREARPDLRIAHFSHTPWAPPAYFRLLPDDIGIAILEGMLGADHLGFLCERWAEAFLACCDEILGARIDPVAGTVTYRGRTTRVGVHALGVDGPELRERAGQADVAERIAGLREQVGDRQLILRIDRTELSKNIVRGLAAYWELLLNHPEWRGRVVHLAFAYPSRTDLPEYRAYTAAVERLAAEINDEFGTEDWTPLILQVKDDYARSLAAYQLADVLVVNPIRDGMNLVAKEGPVLSEKGCALVLSREAGAAAELSDDALVVNPFDVSQTAETLNQALLLSGDDRRNRTKRLADAATALPPGRWFAEQLAALD from the coding sequence ATGCAGGTACTCGTCGCCAGCAACCGCGGTCCCGTCTCCTTCGGCCGCGCCGAGGACGGCACCCTGACCATGCGCCGGGGAGGGGGCGGCCTCGTCTCCGGGCTCGCCTCGGTCGCCGCCGGAACCGATCTCCTCTGGGTGTGCGCGGCGCTCTCGGACGCCGACCGCACGGCGGCCCGGCAGGACCCCGAAGGACGCCTCGACAAGGCGGGCCACGACACGGGGGCGGTGAGGATGCTCGACATCCCCGAGCAGACCTTCCACCGGGCCTACAACTCCATCGCCAACTCCACCCTGTGGTTCGTCCACCACCTTCTCTACGCGACCCCGACCGCCCCGCACTTCGACGCCACCTTCCGGCGCGACTGGCAGGCCTACTCCGCCTACAACGCCGCCTTCGCCGGGGCGCTGGGGCAGGACGCGGAGCCGGGCGCGAAGGTCGTCGTGCAGGACTACCACCTGTCTCTGGTGCCGGGGATGCTCCGCGAGGCCCGGCCCGACCTTCGGATCGCGCACTTCTCGCACACCCCCTGGGCGCCGCCCGCCTACTTCCGGCTGCTGCCGGACGACATCGGCATCGCCATCCTGGAGGGCATGCTCGGCGCCGACCATCTCGGCTTCCTGTGCGAGCGCTGGGCCGAGGCGTTCCTCGCCTGCTGCGACGAGATCCTCGGCGCGCGGATCGACCCCGTCGCCGGCACCGTGACGTACCGGGGGCGGACGACCCGCGTCGGCGTCCACGCCCTGGGCGTGGACGGTCCCGAGCTGCGCGAGCGGGCCGGGCAGGCCGACGTGGCCGAGCGGATCGCGGGCCTGCGCGAACAGGTCGGCGACCGGCAGCTCATCCTGCGGATCGACCGCACCGAGCTGTCGAAGAACATCGTCAGGGGCCTCGCCGCCTACTGGGAGCTGCTCCTCAACCATCCCGAGTGGCGCGGCCGGGTCGTCCACCTGGCGTTCGCCTACCCGTCGCGGACGGATCTGCCGGAGTACCGCGCCTACACCGCGGCGGTCGAGCGGCTGGCCGCCGAGATCAACGACGAGTTCGGCACCGAAGACTGGACCCCGCTGATCCTCCAGGTGAAGGACGACTACGCAAGGTCGCTGGCGGCCTACCAGCTCGCCGACGTGCTCGTGGTGAACCCGATCCGCGACGGCATGAACCTCGTCGCCAAGGAGGGTCCCGTCCTATCGGAGAAGGGCTGCGCGCTGGTCCTGTCCCGCGAGGCCGGCGCCGCGGCGGAGCTCTCCGACGACGCGCTGGTGGTCAACCCGTTCGACGTCTCGCAGACCGCCGAGACCCTCAACCAGGCCCTCCTGCTGAGCGGCGACGACCGCCGCAACCGCACCAAGCGCCTCGCCGACGCCGCGACCGCCCTGCCTCCCGGCCGCTGGTTCGCGGAACAGCTCGCCGCCCTGGACTGA
- a CDS encoding RNA polymerase sigma factor, whose protein sequence is MAFNERTEELALKAAQGDQGALNDLLGLIQSDVLRHTGRFLPCRQDAEEACQDALLQVARNIHRFEGRSRFSTWLHVVVANSARSTYRSLKRRSVEQAGELPSQRPDPRRTSVIAGSRVDILEAMEELEAKKPDLIQALVLRDVSQLEYSEIAAQLNLPLGTVKSRIHEARKQVRATLGESYS, encoded by the coding sequence ATGGCGTTCAACGAACGAACCGAAGAGCTGGCCTTGAAGGCCGCCCAGGGAGACCAGGGTGCGCTCAACGATCTCCTCGGTCTAATCCAAAGCGATGTCCTGCGGCATACGGGCAGATTCCTCCCGTGCAGGCAGGACGCGGAAGAGGCGTGCCAGGACGCGCTGCTCCAGGTGGCGCGCAACATCCACAGGTTCGAGGGCCGCTCGCGGTTCTCCACCTGGCTGCATGTGGTCGTGGCCAACTCCGCCAGGTCGACCTACCGGTCGCTCAAGCGCCGCTCGGTCGAGCAGGCGGGCGAGCTTCCGTCACAGCGGCCGGACCCGCGGCGCACCAGCGTCATCGCCGGATCCCGGGTGGACATCCTGGAGGCGATGGAGGAGCTGGAGGCCAAGAAGCCCGACCTCATCCAGGCCCTGGTGCTGCGGGACGTCTCCCAGTTGGAGTACAGCGAGATCGCGGCGCAGCTCAACCTGCCCCTCGGCACCGTGAAGTCCCGTATCCACGAGGCCCGCAAGCAGGTCCGCGCCACCCTGGGCGAGTCTTACTCCTGA
- the thrC gene encoding threonine synthase, which translates to MPNLGNATALTCRECGNSVELGPYYACAECFGPLEVSYDVKGVTRESIEAGPHNIWRYKDLLPVPPNVAEIPNLEPGFTRLVKADQLASALGLSALWVKDDSGNPTHSFKDRVVGVALAAARELGFKVLACPSTGNLANAVAAAAARAGIRSAVFVPSDLEQQKIITTAVYDGTFVTVDGNYDDVNRLASELAGEQEDWAFVNVNVRPYYAEGSKTLGYEIAEQLGWRLPDQIVVPIASGSQLTKIDKAFQELIKLGLVEDRPYKVYGAQAEGCSPVSAAYKAGQDVIRPVKPNTIAKSLAIGNPADGPYVLDAVRRTGGAIEDVTDTEVVDAIRLLARTEGIFAETAGGVTVGVLKKLIDSGQLDPSLETVIINSGEGLKTLDAVAPVAKPSANIAPSIEAFRATGLV; encoded by the coding sequence ATGCCCAACCTGGGTAACGCCACCGCGCTCACCTGCCGCGAATGCGGCAACTCCGTCGAACTCGGCCCGTACTACGCCTGTGCCGAGTGTTTCGGCCCGCTCGAGGTCTCCTACGACGTCAAGGGCGTGACGCGGGAGTCCATCGAAGCGGGACCCCACAACATCTGGCGTTACAAGGACCTGCTGCCGGTCCCCCCGAACGTCGCCGAGATCCCCAACCTCGAGCCCGGCTTCACCCGTCTGGTGAAGGCCGACCAGCTCGCTTCCGCGCTCGGCCTGAGCGCGCTGTGGGTCAAGGACGACAGCGGCAACCCCACCCACTCCTTCAAGGACCGCGTGGTCGGCGTGGCCCTGGCCGCCGCCCGCGAACTCGGCTTCAAGGTGCTGGCCTGCCCGTCCACCGGCAACCTGGCCAACGCCGTCGCCGCCGCGGCGGCCCGCGCGGGCATCCGCAGCGCGGTCTTCGTGCCGTCGGACCTGGAGCAGCAGAAGATCATCACCACCGCCGTGTACGACGGCACGTTCGTGACCGTGGACGGCAACTACGACGACGTCAACCGTCTGGCCTCGGAACTGGCCGGCGAGCAGGAAGACTGGGCGTTCGTCAACGTCAACGTCCGGCCGTACTACGCCGAGGGCTCCAAGACCCTCGGCTACGAGATCGCCGAGCAGCTCGGCTGGCGGCTGCCCGACCAGATCGTCGTCCCGATCGCGTCCGGCTCCCAGCTGACGAAGATCGACAAGGCCTTCCAGGAGCTGATCAAGCTCGGCCTCGTCGAGGACCGGCCCTACAAGGTCTACGGCGCCCAGGCCGAGGGGTGCAGCCCGGTGTCCGCCGCGTACAAGGCGGGCCAGGACGTCATCCGCCCGGTCAAGCCGAACACCATCGCCAAGTCCCTGGCGATCGGCAACCCGGCCGACGGCCCCTACGTCCTCGACGCGGTCCGCCGCACCGGTGGCGCGATCGAGGACGTCACCGACACCGAGGTCGTCGACGCGATCCGGCTGCTGGCCAGGACCGAGGGCATCTTCGCCGAGACCGCGGGCGGCGTGACCGTCGGCGTGCTGAAGAAGCTCATCGACAGCGGGCAGCTCGACCCGTCGCTGGAGACGGTCATCATCAACTCGGGCGAAGGCCTGAAGACCCTGGACGCGGTGGCCCCGGTCGCCAAGCCGTCCGCCAACATCGCGCCCTCGATCGAGGCGTTCCGCGCTACCGGATTGGTCTGA
- a CDS encoding cold-shock protein, with amino-acid sequence MAQGTVKWFNADKGYGFIAVDGGRDVFVHHSSIQMDGYRTLEQGQRVEFEITQSDRGPQADLVRSL; translated from the coding sequence ATGGCGCAGGGCACCGTGAAGTGGTTCAACGCGGACAAGGGATACGGATTCATCGCCGTCGACGGCGGCCGTGACGTGTTCGTCCACCACAGCTCCATCCAGATGGACGGCTACCGCACCCTCGAGCAGGGACAGCGGGTCGAGTTCGAGATCACCCAATCCGACCGGGGGCCGCAGGCCGAC
- a CDS encoding MoaD/ThiS family protein, protein MSVSVRIPTILRTYTGGEAEVKATGETLREVIADLEANYTGIAARVLDDTGKLRRFVNVYVGDEDVRFEQGLDTATPAGVQVSIIPAVAGGC, encoded by the coding sequence ATGAGTGTTTCCGTCCGCATTCCCACGATCCTCCGCACCTACACGGGCGGCGAGGCCGAGGTCAAGGCGACCGGGGAGACCCTCCGCGAGGTCATCGCCGACCTCGAGGCGAACTACACGGGCATCGCCGCGCGTGTGCTGGACGACACCGGCAAACTGCGCCGTTTCGTCAACGTCTACGTCGGCGACGAGGACGTCAGGTTCGAGCAGGGCCTGGACACCGCGACCCCCGCGGGCGTCCAGGTGTCGATCATCCCGGCCGTCGCCGGAGGCTGCTAG